In Dyadobacter sp. CECT 9275, the following proteins share a genomic window:
- a CDS encoding lasso peptide biosynthesis B2 protein, protein MGKLSRYWNRWVALSVFGKLTFLKAVAVLLVVKTGLTFLPFGTFRKIFAWFSRPSGISGYSDAQIDEVVWSVKTAANLLPVTLLCLPRALAAKYLLKNEASLTLQIGVEINSQKAFEAHAWVEKNGLIIIGDWPESVSYHRLWAWE, encoded by the coding sequence TCAGTTTTTGGGAAGCTTACGTTTCTGAAAGCAGTAGCTGTTTTACTTGTTGTCAAAACAGGCCTGACGTTTTTACCTTTCGGGACGTTCAGAAAGATATTTGCCTGGTTTTCCAGGCCTTCGGGGATCTCCGGGTATTCAGACGCGCAGATAGATGAGGTGGTGTGGAGCGTGAAAACTGCTGCGAATTTGTTGCCGGTAACTTTACTTTGCCTGCCGCGTGCACTGGCTGCAAAATACCTGTTGAAAAACGAGGCCTCGTTAACGTTACAGATCGGGGTGGAAATCAATAGTCAAAAAGCTTTCGAGGCGCATGCCTGGGTTGAAAAAAATGGGCTGATCATCATAGGTGACTGGCCCGAATCCGTATCATATCATCGCCTCTGGGCTTGGGAATGA
- a CDS encoding phosphoenolpyruvate carboxykinase (ATP), translating into MYFYRAFGLNIHAQIELPELSPSDNLAPVDLMIEIGQVILPKTRKTRIYRRGIRADFGSDDQQNIFLHWEGVADYQAIDGHKLLIAPATEDKNLLSLFTVSEALGLILFQRGLFLLHASAVKVGDRAWCFMGNPGAGKSTTAAAFLKSGHRLLSDDLTAITFDKDGQAFIVPAYPQLKIWDNTVSGLNYDPKTLEPVSEGVNKYSFQPRTHFSHEPVRLGHIIFLHKAKNKPAKEELGPAKVPIELLKNFPLPAGILKGNLLKNHFLQSFQCARSARLWSKRRPKSFDDLESWAKSPDTF; encoded by the coding sequence ATGTATTTTTATAGAGCTTTCGGACTAAACATACACGCACAAATAGAATTACCGGAATTATCTCCTTCGGATAACTTGGCGCCGGTTGATCTCATGATTGAAATCGGGCAGGTCATTTTGCCCAAAACCAGGAAAACCAGGATATACAGAAGAGGGATCCGGGCTGATTTTGGTTCTGACGACCAACAAAATATTTTTTTACACTGGGAGGGAGTCGCCGACTATCAGGCTATTGACGGACACAAACTATTGATAGCCCCAGCCACAGAAGACAAAAATTTACTCAGTCTTTTTACCGTTAGCGAAGCGCTGGGGCTGATCCTGTTTCAGAGAGGCTTGTTTTTACTTCATGCAAGTGCTGTAAAGGTAGGGGACAGGGCTTGGTGTTTTATGGGTAACCCTGGGGCTGGGAAATCAACAACCGCCGCGGCATTCCTGAAAAGCGGGCATCGATTACTAAGCGATGATCTTACGGCCATTACGTTTGATAAGGACGGACAGGCTTTTATAGTTCCGGCTTATCCTCAGTTAAAAATTTGGGACAATACCGTTTCTGGATTAAACTATGATCCTAAAACTCTGGAACCGGTAAGTGAAGGTGTCAACAAGTATTCCTTTCAGCCCAGAACGCATTTTTCGCATGAACCTGTCAGGCTTGGGCATATAATCTTTTTGCATAAGGCCAAAAACAAGCCTGCAAAAGAAGAGTTGGGCCCAGCGAAGGTACCAATAGAGTTGTTAAAGAATTTTCCATTACCTGCTGGAATTCTAAAGGGAAATCTATTGAAGAATCACTTCTTGCAAAGCTTCCAGTGTGCCCGGTCGGCGAGGCTCTGGAGCAAAAGAAGGCCGAAATCATTTGACGATCTGGAGTCATGGGCCAAGTCTCCTGATACCTTCTAG